One Fibrobacter sp. genomic window carries:
- the def gene encoding peptide deformylase: MAILPIRIYGDPVLRKKSEPVTEITPELRQLAKDMLETMYDAPGCGLAAPQIGKNIRLVVIDTAIPGEEDPKPYIMFNPEWEAEEDAKPVDYDEGCLSFPDIFCNVVRPNKVCVRFFDINGEPQEIHNCEGLFARCIQHESDHLNGDLFVDKISTADRTMNQSKLRKMAKETQAKLKKGK, encoded by the coding sequence ATGGCGATTTTACCTATCCGCATTTACGGTGACCCGGTTCTCCGCAAAAAGAGCGAACCCGTTACCGAGATTACTCCGGAGTTGCGTCAGCTGGCCAAGGACATGCTGGAAACCATGTACGACGCGCCGGGCTGCGGCCTTGCCGCTCCCCAAATAGGTAAGAACATCCGTTTGGTGGTCATCGATACCGCTATTCCCGGCGAAGAAGATCCCAAGCCCTACATCATGTTCAACCCGGAATGGGAAGCGGAAGAAGACGCCAAGCCTGTGGATTATGACGAAGGATGTCTTTCTTTCCCGGACATTTTCTGCAATGTGGTCCGGCCCAACAAGGTGTGCGTCCGCTTTTTCGACATCAACGGAGAGCCCCAAGAAATCCACAACTGCGAAGGCCTTTTTGCCCGCTGCATCCAGCACGAATCGGACCACCTGAACGGCGACCTTTTCGTAGATAAGATTTCTACTGCCGACCGCACCATGAACCAGTCCAAGCTCCGCAAGATGGCCAAAGAGACCCAGGCGAAGCTGAAGAAAGGTAAATAG
- the aroB gene encoding 3-dehydroquinate synthase produces the protein MRRHIFFTGFMASGKSRTGRALAERLERPFVDTDSLIVERVGKSISEIFAQEGEAFFRAKEKEIIAEICSNETPQVVSLGGGALTQADNIKIIRENGLIIRLWAKPEILSERIGRKNTRPLLANLSDEERLAKIKVMLKEREPNYAQADFSVESSNDYTEAHVIEKILHMKKFWSNHALDVCPSSGGRYPIFIGRNIIPDSKALLEGLRLAPSNEFLVCTDTTIAKVQNEMLSQLRGQAGRCPIFKFQAGERNKTLHNLNQLFSFLLHRNYTRKSSLLQFSGGVVGDMAGFGAATYQRGISFIQFPTTLLSMVDSSVGGKVAVNHPEGKNMIGAFYQPKAVVCDLAVLATLPENEYLAGLAEIVKYGVIYDKEFFRYIEENVEGIKKHDDSVLRHLIFRSCQIKAEVVGIDEKESGLRAILNYGHTFGHAIEKLTNYNMFSHGIAVSLGMRVAARAAVLLGKLSAEEESRQNALLDRLGFPKSYNVDTEQAWNAMAVDKKAEKGTRVYILPTEIGKVEKVVNIEKETVAKAWEAIRG, from the coding sequence ATGAGAAGGCATATTTTCTTTACGGGTTTCATGGCCAGCGGCAAGAGCCGCACCGGCAGGGCTCTGGCAGAACGACTGGAGCGCCCCTTCGTTGACACCGACAGTCTTATCGTGGAGCGGGTCGGAAAGTCCATCTCCGAAATATTCGCACAAGAAGGAGAAGCTTTTTTCCGGGCGAAGGAAAAAGAAATCATTGCCGAAATCTGCAGTAACGAAACACCCCAGGTGGTTTCTCTGGGTGGTGGCGCGCTCACCCAGGCCGACAACATCAAGATTATCCGGGAAAACGGTCTCATCATCCGACTGTGGGCCAAGCCCGAAATCCTTTCGGAACGCATCGGGCGCAAGAACACCCGGCCCCTGCTTGCCAACCTGAGCGACGAAGAACGCCTTGCCAAAATCAAGGTCATGCTGAAAGAGCGTGAACCCAACTACGCCCAGGCCGACTTCAGCGTAGAAAGTTCCAACGACTACACCGAAGCCCATGTCATCGAAAAAATCCTGCACATGAAAAAGTTCTGGAGCAACCATGCCCTGGACGTGTGCCCCTCCAGCGGCGGGCGCTACCCCATCTTTATCGGCAGGAACATCATTCCCGATTCCAAGGCCCTTCTGGAAGGCCTTCGGCTGGCACCGTCCAACGAATTTCTGGTCTGTACGGACACCACCATCGCAAAGGTCCAGAACGAAATGCTCTCGCAGTTGCGGGGCCAGGCGGGCCGTTGCCCCATCTTTAAGTTCCAGGCCGGAGAGCGGAACAAGACACTGCACAACCTGAACCAGCTTTTCAGTTTCTTGCTGCACCGGAACTACACCCGAAAGAGCAGTCTGTTGCAGTTCAGCGGTGGCGTGGTAGGCGACATGGCGGGCTTTGGGGCCGCCACCTACCAGCGGGGAATTTCCTTTATCCAGTTCCCAACTACCCTCCTTTCTATGGTGGATAGTTCCGTAGGTGGCAAGGTGGCGGTAAACCACCCCGAAGGCAAGAACATGATCGGGGCATTCTACCAGCCCAAGGCCGTAGTGTGCGACCTGGCGGTGCTTGCCACCCTTCCCGAAAACGAATACTTGGCAGGCCTTGCCGAAATTGTCAAGTACGGTGTCATCTACGACAAGGAATTTTTCCGCTACATCGAAGAAAACGTAGAAGGCATCAAGAAACACGACGATAGCGTGTTGCGTCACCTGATTTTCAGGAGCTGCCAAATCAAGGCCGAAGTCGTAGGCATTGACGAGAAGGAATCCGGACTCCGGGCCATTTTGAACTACGGCCACACCTTCGGACATGCCATCGAAAAGCTCACCAACTACAACATGTTCAGCCACGGTATAGCCGTAAGCCTCGGCATGCGGGTGGCCGCCCGTGCAGCCGTACTCCTGGGTAAGCTCTCCGCCGAAGAAGAATCCAGGCAGAACGCCCTTCTAGACCGTCTCGGATTCCCGAAAAGCTACAATGTGGATACGGAGCAGGCCTGGAATGCCATGGCCGTGGACAAAAAGGCCGAAAAGGGCACAAGAGTTTATATTTTGCCTACAGAGATTGGGAAAGTCGAAAAAGTTGTTAATATTGAAAAGGAAACGGTAGCGAAAGCGTGGGAAGCGATTAGGGGTTAG
- a CDS encoding MiaB/RimO family radical SAM methylthiotransferase — protein MSSAASPVIAVLSQGCAANFGDGEKIARALSAQHPDCSISFEFPTEQPLAFYLNVCTVKGNGTALKLLQQAVTTFPQAPVFITGCAPKDFQEEARKISDKVSFTSLKAIESTDSIAPKGLQNDKRILRQSPFVGIVNIEEGCLDACAFCSTKLVKGRLQSQPEDAIVDQVRRLVDDGCLEIQLTGQDCACYGFDTGTNLANLTQKILAQVPGNYKIRLGMGNPRHILGYKDALLECFQDERLYQFLHVPVQSGSERVLQLMNRKHSVKDFRSFALELQEKFPLFTLSTDLIVGFPGETDADFQETLDLLKETRPTVCNITRFVARKGTVAARIEEANAADTPAVSDSVKHERSAKLFDAFQQIAQENNQRWVGKTCTVVTEKQGHRAGTTIARNSAYRPVALQGNIPAGKALQVRITKAEPFALIGERL, from the coding sequence ATGAGTTCCGCCGCATCGCCTGTCATTGCAGTCCTCAGCCAGGGCTGTGCCGCCAACTTCGGCGACGGGGAAAAAATCGCCCGGGCGCTATCCGCCCAACATCCGGATTGTTCCATCTCTTTTGAATTCCCGACGGAACAGCCTCTTGCCTTTTACCTGAACGTGTGCACCGTCAAGGGGAACGGAACCGCCCTGAAGCTTTTGCAGCAGGCGGTAACGACTTTTCCGCAGGCACCCGTCTTTATAACAGGATGCGCCCCCAAGGATTTCCAGGAAGAAGCCCGCAAGATTTCGGACAAGGTATCGTTCACGAGTTTGAAGGCGATAGAATCCACGGATTCTATCGCCCCAAAGGGGCTCCAGAATGACAAGCGAATCCTCCGGCAGTCCCCCTTCGTAGGCATCGTGAACATCGAGGAAGGCTGCCTGGATGCCTGTGCCTTCTGCTCCACAAAGCTGGTAAAAGGACGACTCCAAAGCCAGCCCGAAGACGCCATCGTGGATCAGGTCCGGCGCCTGGTGGACGACGGATGCCTGGAGATTCAGCTGACCGGACAGGACTGCGCCTGCTACGGTTTTGACACCGGCACGAACCTTGCAAACCTCACGCAAAAAATTCTCGCCCAGGTTCCCGGAAACTACAAGATCCGGCTGGGCATGGGAAACCCGAGGCACATCCTCGGCTATAAAGATGCATTGCTGGAATGTTTTCAAGACGAACGGCTCTACCAGTTCTTGCACGTTCCTGTCCAGAGCGGGAGCGAGCGCGTCCTGCAGCTCATGAACCGCAAGCACTCCGTGAAAGACTTCCGTAGCTTTGCGCTGGAATTGCAAGAAAAGTTCCCGCTGTTCACCCTCAGTACAGACCTGATTGTAGGTTTCCCTGGAGAAACAGACGCCGACTTTCAAGAGACCCTTGACCTGCTGAAGGAAACCCGCCCCACCGTCTGTAACATTACACGGTTCGTGGCCCGCAAGGGAACCGTTGCCGCCCGCATAGAAGAAGCAAACGCCGCCGACACGCCTGCCGTTTCAGACAGCGTAAAGCACGAACGCTCCGCAAAGCTGTTCGACGCCTTCCAGCAAATCGCCCAAGAAAACAACCAGCGCTGGGTCGGCAAGACCTGCACGGTCGTGACCGAAAAACAAGGCCACCGGGCAGGCACCACCATCGCGCGAAACAGCGCCTACCGCCCCGTGGCCCTGCAGGGGAACATCCCGGCAGGCAAAGCTCTACAAGTGCGCATTACAAAAGCAGAGCCCTTCGCCCTTATAGGCGAAAGGCTCTAG
- a CDS encoding NAD(P)-dependent glycerol-3-phosphate dehydrogenase, with translation MKVTVLGTGGWGLTLGQVVYENKCEVSFWTNSQAEVDLLSTEHQYKDKLPGVIFPADFKYTTDMNAALDGCDMVLIVVPSQFMGGVAKNLGKWMPAKGKEPVVVCATKGILEGTNQLMSEVLLENVPWLTEDKMVAFSGPSHAEEVSRHILTAIVAACVNEESAKFVQKVMSCSYLRVYSSTDIVGIELCGSVKNVIAIASGVLYGLEASGKYKIGDNSRAALLTRGQAEMCRLGKALGAKSETFAGLAGMGDLIVTCLSQHSRNRYVGEHIGKGETIEQVLAGMKMVAEGVPTCKSTKALADKLGVEMPIVNSVHALLFEGKKVDDVIKDMWGRELKEEVWG, from the coding sequence ATGAAGGTTACAGTATTAGGAACTGGCGGCTGGGGACTTACCCTTGGTCAGGTGGTTTATGAAAATAAGTGCGAAGTTTCCTTTTGGACTAACTCGCAGGCCGAAGTGGATTTGCTCTCGACGGAGCACCAGTACAAGGACAAATTGCCCGGTGTGATTTTCCCGGCAGATTTCAAGTACACCACCGACATGAACGCCGCCCTCGATGGTTGCGACATGGTGCTTATTGTGGTGCCCTCTCAGTTTATGGGCGGTGTCGCCAAGAATCTCGGTAAGTGGATGCCGGCCAAGGGCAAGGAGCCTGTGGTAGTCTGTGCCACAAAGGGCATTCTCGAAGGCACGAACCAGCTCATGAGCGAAGTCCTTTTGGAAAACGTTCCCTGGCTTACCGAAGACAAAATGGTGGCCTTTAGCGGGCCTTCCCATGCCGAAGAAGTGAGCCGCCATATCCTTACGGCCATTGTGGCCGCCTGTGTAAACGAAGAATCCGCGAAGTTTGTGCAGAAGGTCATGAGCTGCAGCTACCTGCGCGTGTACAGCTCTACGGATATCGTGGGCATTGAACTTTGCGGTTCTGTGAAAAACGTTATCGCCATTGCCTCTGGCGTGCTTTATGGTCTTGAAGCCAGCGGCAAGTACAAGATTGGAGACAATTCCCGTGCAGCCCTCTTGACTCGCGGTCAGGCAGAAATGTGCCGCCTGGGCAAGGCCCTCGGGGCAAAGTCCGAAACCTTTGCTGGCCTCGCCGGTATGGGTGACTTGATTGTGACTTGCCTTTCCCAGCACAGCCGTAACCGCTATGTGGGGGAACACATCGGTAAGGGCGAAACCATCGAACAGGTTCTCGCCGGCATGAAAATGGTGGCCGAAGGCGTACCCACCTGCAAGAGCACCAAGGCTCTTGCCGACAAGCTGGGTGTAGAAATGCCCATCGTGAACTCCGTCCATGCCCTCCTTTTCGAAGGAAAGAAGGTGGACGATGTCATCAAGGACATGTGGGGTCGCGAACTCAAGGAAGAAGTCTGGGGCTAA
- the aroE gene encoding shikimate dehydrogenase — translation MNGKTETLCVFGHPIAHSKSPLMHNALFKALGINAAYLPFGPEPENFAQAIQGFRAMKFRGANVTIPYKTPVMELVDELSPISKFTGSVNTLYWKEGIVGGTLCGTTTDPYGCIRNLEENGVQPANTTVALLGNGGAAKAIAYTLMEQGNRLAIVCRNKDKGEALAGSLNPLFKDCEKISVFTFQKFPSVSKEYKIIINATSVGMTPNEDESPLDKDSLNPEQVVCDIVYAPPKTKLLKLAAEKGCKTVTGEGMLVHQGLESFKKWFPEQVKGHTDEELLNIMRKGMEGI, via the coding sequence GTGAACGGAAAAACGGAAACCCTTTGCGTTTTCGGGCACCCTATTGCCCATAGCAAATCCCCCCTTATGCACAATGCGCTTTTCAAGGCGCTTGGAATCAACGCGGCGTACCTGCCCTTTGGGCCAGAACCGGAGAATTTCGCCCAGGCTATCCAGGGCTTCAGGGCCATGAAATTCAGGGGGGCAAACGTCACCATTCCTTACAAGACTCCCGTCATGGAACTGGTGGACGAACTTAGTCCCATCAGCAAGTTTACCGGAAGCGTAAACACGCTTTATTGGAAAGAGGGAATCGTCGGCGGCACTCTCTGCGGAACCACCACGGACCCCTACGGTTGTATCCGCAACCTGGAAGAAAACGGAGTGCAACCAGCAAACACCACTGTCGCCCTTCTCGGAAACGGCGGAGCGGCCAAGGCCATCGCCTACACCCTGATGGAACAAGGCAACAGGCTTGCCATCGTGTGCCGCAACAAGGACAAGGGCGAAGCCCTGGCTGGTTCACTGAACCCGCTGTTCAAGGACTGCGAAAAAATTTCCGTATTCACCTTCCAGAAATTCCCTAGCGTTTCCAAGGAATATAAGATTATCATCAACGCCACCTCCGTGGGCATGACGCCAAACGAAGACGAATCGCCCCTGGACAAGGACAGCCTGAACCCTGAGCAAGTCGTCTGCGACATAGTCTATGCACCGCCCAAGACAAAGCTCCTGAAACTGGCCGCCGAAAAGGGCTGCAAGACCGTTACCGGCGAAGGCATGCTGGTGCACCAGGGTCTGGAAAGTTTCAAAAAGTGGTTCCCCGAGCAAGTGAAGGGGCATACCGACGAAGAACTGCTGAATATCATGCGCAAGGGAATGGAGGGTATCTAA
- the der gene encoding ribosome biogenesis GTPase Der produces MKLPVVCIIGRPNVGKSSLFNRILGRRAAVVSDRDGVTRDRHYQNANYKGHEFTVVDTGGFLPDDTIDVLADSVRTQIFNAVEESDLVLFMVDVRVGITKLDQQFARLIRKLDKQVILVANKSENLGDRQESYEFLKLGFGQPRTISALTGYACLSLMDEIVAVLPTPVRGERKEERPIRFAILGRPNAGKSTLLNRLMGEERAVVSDIPGTTRDSIDCTFTVNGVKFVVTDTAGLRKKAKVEDEVEIFSNMRTMESIRRSDLSVLLVDCTRGLQVQDFRIITEIRKAGKGLVLVLNKWDILPDKTEKSFDRMVKEMLEWEPMLEYVPILSISAKEGLRVNRVIQSIQTVYANCRRVLGRDRVAESFANFLQEKAPPSHNARVVALTRACQILVEPPVIAIETRTPELVDESYKRYLLKKFYEEFQLQGAPLRLNFDQKLTLRKDEELEQFAESSDSVLVGVDPQRDLDRKNRER; encoded by the coding sequence ATGAAATTACCTGTGGTGTGTATTATCGGACGGCCCAATGTCGGGAAGTCCTCTCTTTTTAACCGGATTCTAGGCCGCAGGGCTGCCGTGGTATCTGACCGTGACGGCGTGACTCGCGATAGGCATTACCAGAATGCAAATTACAAGGGTCACGAGTTTACGGTGGTAGATACCGGTGGTTTCTTGCCGGACGATACCATCGATGTCTTGGCCGACAGTGTCCGTACCCAGATTTTTAACGCCGTCGAGGAATCGGACCTGGTCCTTTTTATGGTGGATGTCCGTGTGGGCATTACCAAGTTGGACCAGCAGTTTGCAAGGCTTATCCGCAAGCTGGATAAGCAGGTGATTCTGGTGGCCAACAAGAGCGAGAACCTGGGCGACCGTCAGGAAAGTTACGAGTTCTTGAAGTTGGGCTTTGGACAGCCCCGTACCATCAGCGCCTTGACGGGCTATGCCTGCCTTTCTTTGATGGATGAAATTGTCGCAGTGCTTCCGACCCCTGTGCGTGGGGAACGGAAAGAGGAACGGCCCATCCGTTTTGCCATCCTTGGTCGCCCTAACGCGGGCAAGAGCACCCTGTTGAACCGCTTGATGGGCGAGGAACGGGCTGTGGTTTCGGATATTCCGGGTACCACCCGCGACTCCATCGATTGCACCTTTACCGTAAACGGTGTCAAGTTCGTGGTGACTGATACGGCGGGCCTTCGCAAAAAGGCGAAGGTAGAAGACGAGGTGGAAATTTTCAGCAATATGCGCACCATGGAAAGCATCCGCCGGTCGGACCTGTCGGTGCTTCTGGTGGACTGCACCCGAGGGCTCCAGGTTCAGGACTTTAGAATCATTACCGAAATCCGCAAGGCGGGGAAGGGCCTGGTTCTTGTGCTGAACAAGTGGGATATTTTACCCGACAAGACCGAAAAGTCCTTTGACCGCATGGTCAAGGAAATGCTGGAATGGGAACCCATGCTGGAATACGTGCCCATTCTTTCCATCAGTGCCAAGGAAGGCCTTCGCGTAAACCGGGTTATCCAGTCTATTCAGACGGTATATGCCAACTGCCGTCGCGTGCTGGGCCGTGACCGAGTGGCCGAAAGTTTTGCGAATTTCTTGCAAGAAAAGGCGCCTCCCAGCCACAACGCCCGTGTGGTGGCCCTGACCCGAGCCTGCCAGATTCTGGTGGAGCCTCCCGTGATTGCCATCGAGACCCGCACACCGGAATTGGTGGACGAATCTTACAAGCGTTACCTGCTCAAAAAGTTTTACGAAGAATTCCAGCTACAGGGGGCACCCCTCCGCTTGAATTTTGACCAGAAGTTAACCCTCAGAAAGGACGAAGAACTTGAACAGTTTGCTGAGTCTTCCGATAGCGTACTTGTTGGGGTCGATCCCCAGCGCGATTTGGATCGCAAAAATCGCGAAAGGTAA
- a CDS encoding GDP-mannose 4,6-dehydratase translates to MSILVTGGTGALGFHILSSLSGTNHELFSFSDEQPQPWQKVDGVQYLTGNLLNFKDVYEMLQKVAPTHIYHLASQSSVGLSYLKPYETLNINLLGTQNLLEAARQACPKARIMLLSSSEIYGRTEQHLTYLHKEDDRPNPMTPYATSKACMELLGHQFINASGLHIVFVRPFHFTGPHHSRRFVIPSITYQLVKIKFYGSEPVIYSGSLDISRDVVDVRDVARGMIQVLNTAESGETFNICSGKSYTIRELVEMLVDIADVSVDFRFDSKYERVNDIPLLIGDPTKMTNLGWKPMISIEDSLTDLFNEMVIRRRTELKMGLGKDLPL, encoded by the coding sequence ATGAGTATTTTGGTAACAGGTGGTACAGGGGCTCTCGGATTTCATATCCTCTCCAGCTTGAGCGGCACGAATCACGAGCTGTTCAGCTTTAGCGACGAGCAGCCCCAGCCTTGGCAGAAGGTGGACGGTGTGCAATACCTCACCGGGAACCTTTTGAACTTCAAGGACGTCTACGAGATGCTCCAGAAGGTAGCTCCTACCCATATTTACCACTTGGCAAGCCAGTCTTCTGTAGGGCTTTCGTACCTGAAACCTTACGAAACCCTGAACATCAACCTACTCGGAACCCAGAACCTGCTGGAGGCCGCACGACAGGCATGCCCCAAGGCCCGAATCATGCTGCTCAGTTCCAGCGAAATCTACGGACGTACGGAACAACACCTGACTTACCTGCACAAAGAAGACGACCGTCCGAACCCCATGACGCCCTATGCCACCTCCAAGGCCTGCATGGAACTCCTGGGGCACCAGTTTATCAATGCCAGCGGACTCCACATTGTGTTTGTGCGCCCCTTCCACTTTACAGGGCCCCACCACAGTCGCCGTTTCGTGATTCCCTCCATCACCTACCAGCTGGTGAAAATCAAGTTCTACGGTAGCGAACCCGTTATCTATTCCGGAAGCCTCGACATCAGCCGCGACGTGGTGGACGTGCGAGACGTGGCCCGCGGTATGATCCAGGTGCTGAACACCGCTGAATCCGGCGAGACCTTCAACATCTGCAGCGGCAAGTCCTACACCATCCGGGAACTGGTAGAAATGCTGGTAGATATCGCCGACGTAAGCGTGGATTTCCGTTTCGATTCCAAGTACGAACGGGTCAACGACATTCCCCTACTGATTGGGGACCCCACCAAAATGACAAACCTGGGGTGGAAACCCATGATCAGCATCGAAGACAGCCTCACGGACCTTTTCAACGAAATGGTAATCCGCCGCCGAACCGAACTGAAAATGGGCCTCGGGAAAGACCTACCTCTGTAG
- a CDS encoding SpoIID/LytB domain-containing protein, with translation MPAPAAKTVKKDSSVEEPEIVDFRPIEATNVSDVQVKGPREAPASTQIKTESGDTLARVQAEKIPTNLNRPLRVGVYTDVKELYLSKGGEVIHITVKGKELKFQGKENSFTAVKKDIDDGKCVSIAPTQKLLSTSCYPGFFTISYNNGKINAINTVDMEDYLRGVIPYEIGQLDSSRFEALKAQAVAARTYAYKHFGSRESLGFDVFADTKDQVYKGLQSATALTDRAVKETKGEVMMYNGEFITAYYHSTCGGMSETLDTWEKPNLPYLKSKPDLRSDGTPWCKESSYIKWERTFESDELVKLFVQNARDSKAKVAPFKKVKDITVKDLLKSGRILTLAVTTDAGTFEVRGDKVRWLFRKGGVILPSSFFTVKKDGSKWILEGRGFGHGVGMCQMGVRARAQAGQSYIEILSHYYPGITLERFER, from the coding sequence ATGCCCGCTCCTGCGGCCAAGACCGTCAAAAAAGACTCCAGCGTTGAAGAGCCCGAGATTGTAGATTTCAGGCCCATCGAAGCGACGAACGTTTCCGACGTCCAGGTGAAAGGCCCGAGGGAAGCCCCTGCGTCCACGCAAATCAAGACGGAATCCGGAGATACTTTGGCCCGAGTCCAGGCGGAAAAGATACCGACGAACTTGAATAGGCCTCTTCGTGTAGGGGTCTATACCGACGTCAAGGAACTGTACCTTTCAAAAGGCGGAGAGGTTATCCATATTACCGTCAAGGGCAAGGAGTTGAAATTCCAGGGGAAGGAAAATTCTTTTACCGCCGTTAAAAAGGATATCGACGACGGCAAGTGCGTCTCTATCGCGCCGACGCAAAAGCTGCTTTCTACCTCTTGCTATCCGGGATTTTTTACCATCTCCTACAACAACGGGAAAATCAACGCCATCAATACGGTGGACATGGAAGATTACCTGCGGGGCGTAATCCCTTACGAAATCGGACAGCTGGACAGCAGCCGCTTCGAAGCGCTGAAGGCCCAGGCGGTAGCCGCCCGCACCTACGCCTACAAGCATTTCGGGAGCCGGGAATCCCTGGGCTTTGACGTGTTCGCCGACACCAAGGACCAGGTGTATAAAGGCCTCCAGAGCGCAACGGCCCTGACAGACCGCGCCGTCAAGGAGACCAAGGGCGAGGTCATGATGTATAATGGCGAGTTCATTACCGCCTACTACCACTCCACCTGCGGAGGCATGTCCGAGACGCTGGACACCTGGGAAAAGCCGAACCTCCCCTACCTCAAGAGCAAGCCGGACCTACGAAGCGATGGAACGCCCTGGTGCAAGGAGTCCAGCTACATCAAGTGGGAACGGACTTTCGAAAGTGACGAACTGGTGAAACTCTTTGTCCAGAACGCCAGGGATTCCAAGGCGAAAGTCGCTCCCTTCAAGAAAGTCAAGGACATTACCGTCAAAGACCTGCTTAAAAGCGGGCGCATCTTGACACTTGCGGTCACTACGGACGCGGGAACTTTCGAAGTCCGCGGCGACAAGGTACGCTGGCTTTTCCGCAAGGGCGGCGTAATCCTGCCCTCCAGTTTCTTTACCGTCAAGAAGGACGGCAGCAAGTGGATTCTCGAAGGCAGGGGATTCGGCCACGGCGTAGGCATGTGCCAGATGGGCGTGCGGGCCAGGGCCCAGGCGGGTCAGAGCTACATCGAAATTCTGAGCCATTACTATCCGGGAATCACCCTGGAGCGGTTCGAAAGATGA
- the plsY gene encoding glycerol-3-phosphate 1-O-acyltransferase PlsY: MLGSIPSAIWIAKIAKGKDFDIRDYGSKNAGLTNTFRVLGWKPALPVVFLDLLKGFFGPWIAAQMCASQVAAGGEDYSHWVPLVAGLLVILGHSFTCFAGFRGGKGVLAALGVFLALCPITALSAFGVWIVLTVSTKYVSVGSIGACIALGAFAVMGYLKLPFPPDEINLGLMITCLIVAVFVIVKHKSNIKRLLNGTENGFGSKRKTPKA, encoded by the coding sequence TTGTTGGGGTCGATCCCCAGCGCGATTTGGATCGCAAAAATCGCGAAAGGTAAGGACTTTGACATTCGGGACTACGGTTCCAAGAATGCAGGTCTCACCAACACGTTCCGCGTGCTGGGCTGGAAACCGGCACTTCCGGTAGTGTTCCTGGATTTGCTCAAGGGTTTCTTTGGACCCTGGATTGCCGCACAGATGTGTGCCTCTCAGGTGGCAGCCGGTGGTGAGGATTATTCCCATTGGGTGCCGCTGGTGGCGGGCCTTCTGGTGATTTTGGGCCATAGTTTTACTTGCTTTGCCGGATTCCGTGGAGGTAAGGGTGTGCTTGCCGCTTTGGGCGTTTTTCTGGCCCTTTGCCCAATTACCGCTCTTAGTGCTTTTGGCGTGTGGATTGTCCTTACGGTTTCTACCAAGTATGTTTCGGTTGGGAGCATTGGAGCTTGCATTGCCCTCGGGGCTTTTGCCGTGATGGGCTACTTGAAGTTACCGTTTCCACCAGACGAAATCAACTTGGGACTCATGATTACTTGCCTTATTGTGGCGGTTTTTGTGATTGTGAAGCACAAATCCAACATCAAGCGGCTTTTGAACGGCACGGAGAATGGATTTGGCAGCAAGCGGAAGACTCCGAAGGCATAA
- the yajC gene encoding preprotein translocase subunit YajC: protein MKIKTLLITLSASAIAFAEEAAPEQPSAIASFLPLILLFVVMWLFFIRPKQKEMKQMDQMRKELKKGDKVMTTAGIIGTITSMEDNIVTVRTGSTTLIDFEKSAILRIMNAPAADTKTEEKK from the coding sequence ATGAAAATCAAGACCCTTTTGATTACCCTGTCCGCTTCTGCCATTGCTTTTGCCGAAGAGGCAGCCCCCGAGCAGCCCAGCGCCATCGCAAGTTTCTTGCCCCTTATCCTTTTGTTCGTGGTCATGTGGCTGTTCTTTATCCGCCCCAAGCAGAAAGAAATGAAGCAGATGGACCAGATGCGCAAGGAACTGAAGAAGGGCGACAAGGTGATGACCACCGCCGGCATCATCGGCACCATCACCTCCATGGAAGACAACATCGTCACGGTCCGCACCGGCTCTACCACGCTGATCGACTTTGAAAAGAGCGCCATTCTCAGAATCATGAACGCTCCTGCAGCCGACACCAAGACCGAAGAAAAGAAGTAA